The Bradyrhizobium sp. CCBAU 051011 DNA segment CACCTCGAGTTGACAGTATTTTGGCGCAGCCTGAGTCCTTGAAAGGCGCGGAATGCTCTCACCGGTTGAACTCTTCGGCAACTTCGCCCGATCAAGAAGGCGCCGGCTCGACGCCGTGATCGGTAACAACATGCCGCTCGAAATCCGAAAAACCAGTCCTACCATTTTACCGCGGCCTCCGGGGGGATTCGATCTTCTTTGCCGGAGCTACACACGCGTCTAGTGAGGATCGGCGGATGGTCAGCGCAAAGTCTTAGCGATTGCCGTGGCCGTGCCAACGAACTGCCCATTCTGAAGTGCCCACTGCTTCTGAGCGAGCGCCTCCGGTACGAAGTCCTGAAACTTGCCTGAGCGAACGTTCTTCACGAAAGCTGCGACGTCCATAGGGTCGAGCGCGGACATGCAGCCGAATTTCTCCAGAATGGGCACCATCTGCGCCGGCGTGGTCTCGGGCACGGTCACTCCCAAATCGTGGACACCGCACTCCAAGCCGGCCATTCCGAGCGCAGCGCTGAAGACGGCCGTGGTCTGCGAGCCCCTCCAGACGAAGAGGTGGAGGTCGCGCTCTTCCTGAATGAGGGAGCGCCGATCGAGGTCGAGCGCCCGAAAGGTATCGCGCCCTTCGGCCAACAGTTCTTGGGCTGCCTTGTCCAGGTATTCCGGAACATCGTTGTCGAGGTAGACCGCCCTCATCTCGGCCAACAATCGGTCGTGCGCGGCCTCACCGTGAGACGGCTCGAACCGCGGCACCATGCCTCCCGGATGCGGAGCGACCGACAGGACCTTTCCGGCCTCGTCGACCTCGAGAACGATCCACCGTTGCCCGGCGAAGACCACCAGGCTGTCCTTGTGAACCGGGAACGAGATCGGGAGAGTGCCGAGCGTGCGCCCGGCCGCGGTGAGCCGCCATTCCTCCGAAGTCTCGAACACAGCGAAGAAATCGCGCGACTGCACGATCTTCTCGCCCTCCGAACCGAGCATCAGGACGCCGTCTGGCGCCTGTTCGATCATCCGGACCTCACCGGATCCCAGATGACGCAGCAGCTGCGCGAAGTCCGCCCTATCGATCGAGTTGAACGGTCCCGGCCCGCACAGCAGATCGAACAACGGCTTCGGACGGATGCCGCCCCGTTCGGCGATGACGGACAGAACTTGATGGATCAGCGTGGAGGTCGTTTCGGGGCTGGGCGCAGCAGGCTCGACGAACCCAGCCAGCAGCAAGCGGACGACAGCCACTGACCGGATAGTATTCGGACGCAATTGGTCGAGGATCCCCGACTTGACGTCGACGTAGGGCTCGCGAACGTACACGCGTAGGATCGACGGGGTCCCGCGCCGCCGACCAGTTCGGCCGAGACGCTGTCGCAGCGACGAAAGAGAGCGAGGCGCGCCGACCTGGGCGACCGATTTGACGGAGCCGATGTCGACGCCAAGCTCGAGGGTGGACGTACATACCGCCGTCGTCGGCAGACTGCCGTCCTTCAGCCGAATCTCGAGATCCTCTCGGAGAACCTTCGAAAGACTGCCGTGATGAGGATAGAACTCATTCGAAACGCCCGCTTTCTCGCATCGACGCCTAAGACGGTCGGCGGCCGACTCCACGGTTCGCCGAGACCCGCCGAAGACCAGATTGTTCGTGCCGCGCAAGGTCGAAAATAGATGGTCACAGATCGCGTCCAGCGCGATGCGCTTAGGCGCTTGAGCGTCTTGGCTGGCTCCTTCCGCATGATCGG contains these protein-coding regions:
- a CDS encoding DEAD/DEAH box helicase — protein: MSSPVSVSATEGAFGRLHPKIRRWIRDQGWDELREIQARSIGTILDGAGDVVIAAATAAGKTEAAFLPILTLITDRKGDGFSAIYVSPLKALINDQFRRLDELCEAMEIPVVIWHGDASQAEKRKAIAKPSGIALITPESIEAMLTRRPGDAHRLFASADFIVVDELHAFLQGPRGLHVASLLKRIDAMAQKPARRVGLSATIGDLTQATAWLRPSAPQNVDLLVAKADSPELRLQIRGYVEPPDLDDPDHAEGASQDAQAPKRIALDAICDHLFSTLRGTNNLVFGGSRRTVESAADRLRRRCEKAGVSNEFYPHHGSLSKVLREDLEIRLKDGSLPTTAVCTSTLELGVDIGSVKSVAQVGAPRSLSSLRQRLGRTGRRRGTPSILRVYVREPYVDVKSGILDQLRPNTIRSVAVVRLLLAGFVEPAAPSPETTSTLIHQVLSVIAERGGIRPKPLFDLLCGPGPFNSIDRADFAQLLRHLGSGEVRMIEQAPDGVLMLGSEGEKIVQSRDFFAVFETSEEWRLTAAGRTLGTLPISFPVHKDSLVVFAGQRWIVLEVDEAGKVLSVAPHPGGMVPRFEPSHGEAAHDRLLAEMRAVYLDNDVPEYLDKAAQELLAEGRDTFRALDLDRRSLIQEERDLHLFVWRGSQTTAVFSAALGMAGLECGVHDLGVTVPETTPAQMVPILEKFGCMSALDPMDVAAFVKNVRSGKFQDFVPEALAQKQWALQNGQFVGTATAIAKTLR